Within the Camelus dromedarius isolate mCamDro1 chromosome 9, mCamDro1.pat, whole genome shotgun sequence genome, the region TATATGGCATACACTATGGGTTCAATGCATACTTTTAGGCTAAATGACTGAATCCATCCTCTGGGGACAAGGGAGAGATTTTCCTCCTTAGCCAATCacttatcaattatttattgagtgcttactatgtgctagggtCTAATGAACAAGCTATGTACTGGCCTCGCCACTATGGAGCTCAGAGTCTTGGTCAGACTCTTGATCAGAGAGTCTAACAGAGTTGGGTCTAATTGCTACCCCTTACAATCTTGTAGTATATGAGAAGCTTCTACCAGAGGGTCTGCTTCAGTCaagatggtcagggaaggcttttggggaggaagggaaaatttTGCTGACATCTCAAGAATGAgtaaaattaaaaggcagagggaaaggaagggtgtTCCAGATAGagagaacagcaggtgcaaaggacAGGAGGTAGAAGGGAACACAGTTTTAGCACGGGAGACAAGAGCAGGGATTATGATGTGCTTgggtataattttcttttatttatttcgcTTGGAATTTATTGAAATTCTTGGATCTGTAAGTTAATGCCTTGCACCAAATTTGGTAAATTACCAGCCATTATTTCTGCAGATACATTTCTCTcccactttcttttcctctccttctgaaCTGAGTGATATTAATTTACAGGTCTCTGAggttctattcatttttctttaatattttttctctctgttctttaggttggataatttctattgctcTATCTTCTAGTTCACtggtttcattttgaattttttgtgaAGTCCAGccagtgaaattttcatttcaattgtagttttcagctctagaattttAATTTGACTCTTTTTTCATAATATCTCTTTCCTACTAAGATTCCCCAACTGTTCACTAATTATGCATATCTTTCCCTTTAAGTCTTTGAACTTATTTGTATTAGGTGCTTTAATGTCTTTGTGTATTGCAATGTCCCATGTTAtcttgaatttgttttctattgatTCCTTTCTTTGTTGAATATATGGCTCATGCTTTCCTGTTACTTCACATGTATAGTGGTTTTTAACTGGATACTGGCCATTATGCATGATATATTGTAGAGACTCTGCACTGTGTTATGTTCTTCTGAAGAGTGATTCCTTGTTCTAGCAGGCAGTTAAGTTGGCTGGACTCAAACTCCAAACTCTAATCTCTGTGGTGGGAAACAACTGAAATCTCTGCTCAGTTACTTCAAATTCCAACTGTTTCTCTCACCAGGCATCCTGTGATCTCCTCTGAACATAAATAATTCAGTCATTTAAGGATTTGGATGGATTTCATATGCAGATTTTGGAGTTAACCTTCCCTGGGGCTCCCCTTCCTTCCACAATTCCCTCCCTTCTCACTGTCTTTCTGACTGATCTGCCATAACTCAGTCCTCTCACACCTCAAGCCAGTGAGGATGCAGCAACTGCAAAACGCTCACACACAAAAGATGCAAACTCACAACTGTGACTTCATGCAGTTCCCCCATCGAGGTAGATTCTCCTTCAGTTTATGCTTGATTTTGATCACTCTCCAATGTCTTCAAACTGTGGATtgacttttaacattttgtcCAGATTTTATAATTTATCTGCCAGACTATTTGTCTGACAAAGCTACTCCAACTTAACCAAAAGTCAGAGGCCCCTCCTTATTTTTCCCCCTCAGCACTTTTAATCTTCTAAAGTAGTATATcatggttttatttattatatatattgtgTTTCCCATCTGATGTTCCCCATTAGGATGTAAGTTCTAGGCGGGTCTGTTTTGTTACATGACTCACTTCCGGAACAGAGAGCAATATCAGAGTGACATAATAAGCACTcgataaaaatatattaaatgaaggAGTGTCAGAGGGAACCCTGGGCTCTGAAAAGCAGTGAACGGTAACGTAGCACTAACATATGGTCCTTCCTATTCTAGAAAGATGAATTCTACCTCTGCTTCCAAATGCCATCCTGAGGAGGTGGGGTGTGTCTGCCCACTGACCATGGCCATTATGTCTGTGTCCTTTGTGGTTGGTATAGTGGTCAACGGGCTGGTGCTCTGGATGACAGTTTTCCGACTGGCCCACACTGTCACTACCATGTGGTTCTTCAACCTGGCCCTTGCCAACGTCTTTCTTACTGTCCCTGCCCATCGCCATATACACCATAGCCAGTGGCCAGTGGTTCCTCAGCAAATAGGCCTGCAAGCTCTACATGGCCTTCTTGACCAACTTCTTTACCAGTGTCTGCCTCCTGGTCCTCATCTCTGTGGACCACTGCATCTCTGTCATCTACCCTGTCTGATCACGAAACCACCACACCGTACAGCAGGCAACCTGGCTGGCTGTTGGCATGTGGCCCCTGGCTACTGTTGCTTCCTCTCCGTACTTGAAATTCCAGACCACTGGAACACTGAAAGAATGTTTCTACTGCTACTTCAAGTTCGACATAGACAATAAGGGGGAGGAGAACTCCCAGGATTGGAAGCCAATAGTTTGGGGGAGGCAAGTGACTAAGACTGTCATTCGCTTCCTGCTGGGTTTCTTGGTACCCTTGGTGATCATCGGTACCTGTGCTCACCTCATCTGCACCAGGCTCCGGCGGGAGGGCTGGGTCCATGTTAGCTGGCCAAAGAGGTTGCTGCTGGTGTTGGTGAGTGCCTTTTTCATCTCCTGGTTCCTGTTTAACATGGTGCACTTGGTCCAATTGTTAGAGCAAAAGGAATCTGACCCCAGGATGCTGCTTATCGTCTGGGCTACATTCTCCCTGGGTTGTTTCAACAGCAGCCTCAACACTTTCCTCTATGTCTTTGTTGGCAGAGATTTCCAAGAAAAATTTTCCAGTCTTTGCCTTTTGCCCTGGCCAGAGCATTTGGTAAGGAGGGGTTTCTCAGTCAGCCTGTCCCTGAGTTGAAGCCCTCGGGAGATAATGGAAACCTTCAGGTAAAACCTGGAAACCCTCCTGCTTAGTTTGCAGCCCTTTCCCTAGGCTGACTTCCAAGAATCTGTCAAATCCTGCCTCTTCTttcaggaagtcttcctggagatCTCTTATCTAAATCTCTCCATTAAAGACATCTAGTTTTTCCCCAGTATCCATTCTAACCCTTCCTTTATGGTAAGACTCCTAATTTGTTTTAAACTATGCACATGGTTAGCCAGAGAAACATTTTCCTTTGCCCCTTGCAACTAGATAAGGCCATGTGACTGCTTTCTGGCCAATAGGTTGTGAGTAAAAGTAATCACTGTAACTTCCTTGAAGTACCCTTAATGGAAATGTGCCTGCCCTCCATTcctccatttcccccttttcattGTCTAGAATGCAGATGTATCAGTTAGCTTTGCAGTGTAACAAACATCTCCAAACTTACAGGATTAAAATCATAACCTTTTATGATTTCTTTGGGTTATCAACTTGGGCTCAGCtgagcagttttttgttttggctgAGTTTCCTCAGGCATTGTAGTCAGCTATGGGTGAGCTAAGTGACTTTGTCTCTGGGAGGGGTGGCTGACCGTCAGCTAGGATGATGAGACAGATAGAACTATGGCTCTCATCGTCCTGCAGGCTAACTGGGGCTTCTTTACATGGTGGCTGCAGAAGGTTCCAAGAGGAAGACGGGGAGCATAAGATCTACACTTGGCACTTTGTACAATGTGACTAATTTCAAGGGTGGGGAAATAGATTCCACCTCCCAAGGGGAAAATCTGCAAAGTGACATCACAAAGGAGCATAGATACAGGAAGGTGTGCAGAACTGGGGCCATTTTTGCAACCTGCCACAGCATTTGCAGTGGTGAACCATATGGAAAGTGACTGTGTCCCCATACCAGCCCTGGAATGCTTACATCCACGCTGTGAAGAGAGAGACTTTGACTTCTAGTTCACTGCAGTGACTGCTATTTTGTGTCTCTGTTATAGCAGCTGAATCTATACCTTAACTATTATGCTGCCAACCTTTGGAACTTGTGTGAGCAAAGTAATAAATTTCCTTATTGTTGAAGCTGTTTGGAGTCAGGTTTCCTGTTACTTGAAACCCATAGCAGCCCTACTGATGTGTATAATAAATACTCCTTTCCAGGAACAGAAATCCAAGTGGTCCCTGGTAACAGTGGACaattcccttggttctaggtagaggcaaacatttttaaaaacctgaaccAAAAGCTATCATGCTACTTGTTCATAATCAGAAGAAATGACTCTGGTCCTGCTCTGATTAGCCCTAAGAACTCCCCACTCAGAGCCTCGGTTCTCTCTGTAATACTGGACCAAACGCTTTCATATTTCATGGATGAAGAGAGGATGAAATGATACAATGTCCAAATATTATGGAGGATAGAAGCACCTTAAAAAATAAGCTGgggaaaatgatttattaaaaaacaaaactttagggggaggatatagcttagtggaagagtacatgcttagcacgcataggtcctgggatcaatccccagtacctcctctaaaaataaataaataaaaataaataaacataattacttgcccctccccccaaaaaactttaATGTAGGCacatagtgaaaaagaaaatgattctttcACTCCTTCCAGACCCTCCATTCCATCTTTTTTCACCAGAGACtgttgtcagtttcttgtgtatcctTCCAGGTATCCTCGGCATGTATGCATAAGAATTTTTGGCTCAAACAGAACATGTGTTTACATTATCTTacattgtgtgtgcatgtgtgttttattAAAAGGATATTTTGGAGATGGTTGCATATACTACATGAAATCTGACATAATTTTTCAGTGCTGGTTGTcaaatatttcctggtttggaTGCACTGTGCCCAAAGGTATTTTACCCATCCCCCGTTGATGAGCATTTAGCTTGCTTTGAAAATGCTTCAATGACATTAttgaaacttaaaaattattcaatataACCCATTCCAAACAACACAGAAACAAGA harbors:
- the GPR32 gene encoding LOW QUALITY PROTEIN: probable G-protein coupled receptor 32 (The sequence of the model RefSeq protein was modified relative to this genomic sequence to represent the inferred CDS: inserted 3 bases in 2 codons; substituted 2 bases at 2 genomic stop codons) — its product is MGLFGNSRGIAVQDKKAMLNHRKMNSTSASKCHPEEVGCVCPLTMAIMSVSFVVGIVVNGLVLWMTVFRLAHTVTTMWFFNLALANVFLXLSLPIAIYTIASGQWFLSKXACKLYMAFLTNFFTSVCLLVLISVDHCISVIYPVXSRNHHTVQQATWLAVGMWPLATVASSPYLKFQTTGTLKECFYCYFKFDIDNKGEENSQDWKPIVWGRQVTKTVIRFLLGFLVPLVIIGTCAHLICTRLRREGWVHVSWPKRLLLVLVSAFFISWFLFNMVHLVQLLEQKESDPRMLLIVWATFSLGCFNSSLNTFLYVFVGRDFQEKXFQSLPFALARAFGKEGFLSQPVPELKPSGDNGNLQEVFLEISYLNLSIKDI